The following proteins are encoded in a genomic region of Haloarcula marina:
- a CDS encoding SLC13 family permease, with amino-acid sequence MAFVFALVLVALVLFATEALPVDVTAIGVMVALLLVEPTTMGLAEAGLLAEPLYVLHQPGDGVSPLTRGLSGFASTATITVLAMFILSDGVQRTGIVQILGAKLAALTGDSESRQLGATVGLVAPISGFINNTAAVAILLPMVTDIAHEGKISPSKLLLPLSYASMFGGMLTLIGTSTNILASQLSAELLGHPFGMFEFTQLGVVVAAVGTLYLLTVGRWLVPERIPAREDLTEEFEMAEYLTEVVVREDSPIIGQTVREALAETEFDVDVIQLVRGDRTFLEPLDPKSIQAGDVFAVRTDRDTLVDLLDAEGLDLIPEVEVDDAELESASEQQNLVELVVAPGSALVGETLVTANFRQRYDATVLALRRGRELFRQRMDRVRLKVGDTLLVQATADSIERLNRNRNFIVAQEVERPDYRRSKIPVAVGIVAAVVGVAALTPVHIVASALAGAVLMVLTGCLRPQELYDAVQWDVIFLLAGVIPLGVALQETGGADLLADLFVMAAPGLPAVVALGLMYVVTALLTNVISNNASVVLMIPVAVEAAQQLNANAFAFVLAVTFAASTAFMTPVGYQTNLIVYGPGGYRFSDYIRAGAPLQAIFAVVTTLGIAFFWGLAPT; translated from the coding sequence ATGGCGTTCGTGTTCGCGCTGGTTCTCGTCGCGCTCGTGCTGTTCGCCACGGAGGCGCTCCCGGTCGACGTGACCGCTATCGGCGTGATGGTCGCCCTGTTGCTGGTCGAACCGACAACGATGGGCCTCGCCGAGGCGGGCCTGCTCGCCGAACCGCTGTACGTCCTCCACCAGCCCGGTGACGGCGTCTCGCCGCTGACCCGCGGGCTGTCCGGGTTCGCCTCGACGGCGACCATCACCGTGCTGGCGATGTTCATCCTCTCGGACGGCGTCCAGCGGACGGGTATCGTCCAGATTCTCGGCGCGAAACTCGCCGCGCTCACCGGCGACAGCGAGTCGAGACAACTCGGCGCGACGGTCGGGTTGGTCGCGCCGATTTCGGGATTCATCAACAACACCGCCGCCGTCGCCATCCTCCTCCCGATGGTGACAGATATCGCACACGAGGGCAAGATTTCGCCATCGAAACTCCTCCTCCCGCTCTCCTACGCCTCGATGTTCGGCGGCATGCTCACGCTCATCGGCACGTCGACGAACATCCTGGCCTCGCAACTGTCGGCGGAACTGCTCGGCCACCCCTTCGGGATGTTCGAGTTCACGCAGTTGGGGGTCGTCGTCGCCGCCGTCGGCACCCTCTACCTGCTGACCGTGGGCCGGTGGCTCGTCCCCGAGCGCATCCCGGCCCGCGAAGACCTCACCGAAGAGTTCGAGATGGCCGAGTACCTCACCGAGGTGGTCGTCCGCGAGGACTCGCCCATCATCGGGCAGACGGTTCGGGAAGCGCTGGCCGAGACGGAGTTCGACGTCGACGTCATCCAACTGGTCCGCGGGGACCGTACCTTCCTCGAACCGCTGGACCCGAAGTCGATTCAGGCGGGGGACGTGTTCGCGGTCCGGACCGACCGGGACACGCTGGTCGACTTACTCGACGCCGAGGGGTTGGACCTCATCCCCGAAGTCGAGGTCGACGACGCGGAACTGGAGAGCGCGAGCGAACAACAGAACCTCGTCGAACTCGTCGTCGCCCCCGGGTCCGCCCTCGTCGGCGAGACGCTGGTGACCGCGAACTTCCGCCAGCGCTACGACGCGACGGTGCTGGCGCTCCGGCGCGGCCGCGAACTGTTCCGTCAACGGATGGACCGCGTCCGCCTGAAAGTCGGCGACACCCTGCTGGTGCAGGCCACCGCCGACAGCATCGAACGGCTGAACCGCAACCGCAACTTCATCGTCGCCCAAGAGGTCGAACGGCCGGACTACCGCCGCTCGAAGATTCCCGTCGCCGTGGGCATCGTCGCCGCCGTCGTCGGCGTCGCCGCCCTCACGCCCGTCCACATCGTCGCCTCGGCGCTCGCCGGGGCGGTGTTGATGGTGCTGACCGGGTGTCTCCGCCCGCAGGAACTGTACGACGCCGTCCAGTGGGACGTCATCTTCCTGCTGGCGGGCGTCATTCCCCTCGGCGTCGCCTTACAGGAGACCGGCGGCGCGGACCTGCTCGCGGACCTGTTCGTGATGGCCGCGCCCGGTCTGCCCGCCGTCGTCGCTCTGGGCCTGATGTACGTCGTCACCGCCCTCCTGACGAACGTCATCTCGAACAACGCCTCCGTGGTGCTGATGATTCCGGTCGCCGTCGAGGCCGCCCAGCAACTGAACGCCAACGCCTTCGCGTTCGTCCTCGCCGTGACCTTCGCCGCCTCGACGGCCTTCATGACGCCTGTCGGCTACCAGACGAACCTCATCGTCTACGGTCCCGGCGGCTACCGGTTCAGCGACTACATCCGGGCCGGTGCGCCCCTACAGGCCATCTTCGCCGTCGTGACGACGCTCGGCATCGCCTTCTTCTGGGGCCTCGCTCCCACGTGA
- a CDS encoding transcription initiation factor IIB, with amino-acid sequence MSVATSTGCPECDGSLKRDGTETVCDRCGLVVGEDALDRGPEWRSFEDDDTERARTGAPLTRSRHDRGLSTEIGRSTRLKGRKRRQMARLRREHRRAQVSSKRDRNKIYAFTEIRRIIGALGLSNAIRDRACVLFESAQNADLLQGRSLEGFAAAAVYATCRTDGVARTVEELCRAARADPAELRAAYDALNRDLGLPTGPIDPRSYVPRFATELDLPDEIRERAEQLVTEARERNVVGGRNPAGVAAACLYTAAQERGRDLTQAEAADVADVTPVTLRGTYTDLREQE; translated from the coding sequence ATGAGCGTTGCAACATCGACGGGTTGCCCCGAGTGTGACGGGTCGCTGAAACGGGACGGAACCGAGACGGTCTGTGACCGCTGTGGCCTGGTCGTCGGCGAGGACGCGCTGGACCGCGGCCCCGAGTGGCGGAGCTTCGAAGACGACGACACCGAGCGGGCACGCACCGGCGCGCCGCTGACCCGGTCGCGGCACGACCGCGGCCTCTCGACCGAAATCGGCCGGTCGACCAGACTCAAGGGCCGAAAGCGGCGACAGATGGCTCGCCTCCGCCGGGAACACCGCCGGGCGCAGGTCAGTTCGAAGCGCGACCGGAACAAGATATACGCCTTCACCGAGATTCGCCGCATCATCGGGGCACTCGGCCTCTCGAACGCGATTCGGGACCGCGCGTGCGTGCTGTTCGAGTCGGCACAGAACGCGGACCTGCTGCAAGGGCGGTCGCTGGAGGGGTTCGCCGCCGCGGCGGTGTACGCCACCTGCCGGACCGACGGCGTCGCCCGAACCGTCGAGGAGTTGTGTCGGGCCGCCCGCGCCGATCCGGCGGAGTTGCGGGCCGCCTACGACGCGCTCAACCGCGACCTCGGCCTGCCGACGGGGCCTATCGACCCGCGGTCGTACGTCCCCCGTTTCGCGACGGAACTCGACCTCCCGGACGAGATACGCGAGCGCGCGGAACAGCTCGTCACGGAAGCCCGGGAACGAAACGTCGTCGGTGGACGGAACCCCGCTGGCGTCGCGGCGGCGTGCCTCTACACCGCCGCGCAAGAACGCGGCCGCGACCTGACGCAAGCCGAGGCGGCCGACGTGGCCGACGTGACGCCGGTGACGCTCCGCGGGACCTACACCGACCTGCGGGAACAGGAATAG
- a CDS encoding MinD/ParA family ATP-binding protein has translation MIVAVTGGKGGVGKSTVAYNLAAELDGLVVDGDLAMADLPSRRGPDLHDVLAGRAAPHEAVSEGPVRMVACGRTLAGARAADPTALAETLETLARTHRWVVVDSPAGLHADVGLPLAVADAAILVTTHAPAALADALRVRELARELDAGLCRVVCNRVGPDTATGALAERFGAPVVPVPESESLAAAQRHGQPLRQTAPDAPARSAFETVAEAVYSCSRRSV, from the coding sequence ATGATCGTGGCCGTCACCGGTGGCAAAGGCGGCGTCGGGAAATCGACCGTCGCGTACAATTTGGCGGCGGAACTGGACGGTCTCGTCGTCGACGGCGACCTCGCGATGGCGGACCTTCCGTCCCGGCGCGGCCCGGACCTCCACGACGTGTTGGCCGGACGAGCGGCGCCACACGAAGCGGTCTCCGAGGGACCGGTGCGGATGGTCGCCTGCGGCCGCACGCTCGCTGGTGCGCGGGCCGCCGACCCGACGGCGCTCGCGGAGACGCTCGAAACGCTGGCCCGGACGCACCGCTGGGTCGTCGTCGACTCGCCCGCCGGACTCCACGCGGACGTGGGTCTGCCGCTGGCCGTCGCCGACGCGGCGATACTGGTGACGACCCACGCGCCCGCGGCGCTCGCCGACGCGCTCAGGGTCCGCGAACTCGCTCGCGAACTGGACGCCGGGCTCTGTCGGGTCGTCTGCAACCGCGTCGGGCCAGATACCGCGACGGGAGCGCTCGCCGAGCGCTTCGGCGCGCCGGTCGTTCCGGTCCCCGAGAGCGAGTCGCTCGCGGCGGCACAGCGACACGGCCAGCCACTCCGACAGACGGCTCCCGACGCACCGGCGAGAAGCGCGTTCGAGACGGTCGCCGAAGCCGTCTATTCCTGTTCCCGCAGGTCGGTGTAG
- a CDS encoding poly(R)-hydroxyalkanoic acid synthase subunit PhaE, whose translation MSDTNQMQDEWAEMVEQMNDAVADSMEQNMKAQAAFVESWADAVEDSFPKEDELSEGLQGYNRAYEEWIDAAEQMVERSADAAHGEDVDPAEFRDIWLQSANEAFKHVMGTSAFAAANGQLVESMMEMQQEADELNQDAIAQMGFPTRNDMDEVAERLVEVERRQHAVEEKLDRILDHLEE comes from the coding sequence ATGAGCGATACGAACCAGATGCAAGACGAATGGGCAGAGATGGTCGAACAGATGAACGACGCGGTTGCCGACTCGATGGAACAGAACATGAAGGCCCAAGCGGCCTTCGTCGAGTCGTGGGCCGACGCCGTCGAGGACTCCTTCCCGAAGGAGGACGAACTCTCCGAGGGCCTGCAAGGCTACAACCGCGCGTACGAGGAGTGGATAGACGCCGCCGAACAGATGGTCGAGCGCTCGGCCGACGCCGCACACGGCGAGGACGTCGACCCGGCGGAGTTCCGCGACATCTGGCTCCAGTCGGCTAACGAGGCGTTCAAGCACGTGATGGGCACATCGGCCTTCGCGGCCGCCAACGGGCAGTTGGTCGAGTCGATGATGGAGATGCAACAGGAGGCCGACGAACTGAACCAGGACGCCATCGCGCAGATGGGCTTCCCGACCCGCAACGACATGGACGAAGTCGCCGAGCGACTCGTCGAAGTCGAGCGCCGACAACACGCCGTCGAGGAGAAACTCGACCGCATCCTCGACCACCTCGAGGAGTAA
- a CDS encoding TIGR00725 family protein, with amino-acid sequence MRVSVIGGSTVTDEQYRQARTVGRVLARAGHTVVCGGLGGVMEAACEGASDAGGHTIGIVPGEQRAAANDYVETVIATGLGNARNVLVVMNGAAVVAVDGGPGTLSELGHALDMDRPIAGLGTHAVEADGIEHVDSPEAAVAYVESAV; translated from the coding sequence ATGCGCGTCTCCGTCATCGGCGGGTCGACAGTGACCGACGAACAGTACCGACAGGCACGCACGGTCGGGAGAGTACTCGCGAGAGCGGGGCACACCGTCGTCTGTGGCGGCTTGGGCGGCGTCATGGAGGCCGCTTGCGAGGGCGCGAGCGACGCGGGCGGCCACACGATCGGCATCGTCCCGGGCGAGCAGCGAGCGGCCGCGAACGACTACGTCGAGACGGTCATCGCGACCGGACTCGGCAACGCCAGGAACGTCCTCGTGGTCATGAACGGCGCGGCGGTCGTCGCCGTCGACGGCGGTCCGGGCACGCTCTCGGAACTCGGCCACGCCTTGGACATGGACCGCCCAATCGCCGGACTCGGGACACACGCCGTCGAGGCCGACGGTATCGAACACGTCGATAGCCCAGAAGCGGCCGTCGCCTACGTCGAGTCGGCCGTGTAG
- a CDS encoding minichromosome maintenance protein MCM has protein sequence MATAENTELIDRFEEFYRNYYRNEIGELAQKYPNDQKSLYVDWQDLYRFDPDLADDYRTKPEQLQEYAEEALRLYDLPVDVSLGQAHVRMQNLPDAEDIRNIRHEHHGNLIAVQGIVRKATDVRPKVVEAAFECQRCGTLTRIPQTAGDFQEPHECQGCERQGPFRLNTDQSQFIDAQKIRVQESPEGLRGGETPQSIDINVEDDITGTVTAGDHVRATGILKLDQQGSDQDKSPMFDIYMDGVSIVIEDEQFEDMEITDADKKEIVELSNEPDIYEKMVGAIAPSIYGYEKEKLAMMIQLFSGVTKELPDGSRIRGDLHMLLIGDPGTGKSQMLSYIQNIAPRSVYTSGKGSSSAGLTAAAVRDDFGDGQQWTLEAGALVLADQGIAAIDELDKMSAEDRSAMHEALEQQRISVSKAGINATLKSRCSLLGAANPKYGRFDQYEPIGEQIDLEPALISRFDLIFTVTDQPDEESDRNLAEHIIQTNYAGELHTHRVQNPTSNFSEEEVDTVTEEVAPTIEPELLRKYVAYAKRNCFPTMTEEAKEVIEDFYVDLRVKGQDEDAPVPVTARKLEALVRLAEASARIRLSDSVDESDAERAVDIARYCMEQIGVDPETGEFDADVVETGTSKSQRDRIQNIRGIIADIENEYDEGAPIDVVVERAEEVGIDESKAEHEIEKLKQKGEVYEPRTDHLRTT, from the coding sequence ATGGCGACCGCCGAGAACACCGAACTCATCGACCGCTTCGAGGAGTTCTACCGCAACTACTACCGAAACGAAATCGGTGAACTCGCCCAGAAATACCCCAACGACCAGAAGTCGCTGTACGTCGACTGGCAGGACCTCTATCGCTTCGACCCCGACCTCGCCGACGACTACCGCACCAAGCCCGAACAACTGCAAGAGTACGCCGAGGAGGCCCTCCGCCTGTACGACCTCCCCGTCGACGTTTCGCTCGGGCAGGCCCACGTCCGGATGCAGAACCTCCCGGACGCGGAGGATATCCGGAACATCCGCCACGAACACCACGGCAACCTCATCGCCGTCCAGGGCATCGTCCGCAAGGCGACGGACGTTCGGCCGAAGGTCGTCGAAGCGGCCTTCGAGTGCCAGCGCTGTGGGACGCTGACCCGCATCCCCCAGACCGCTGGCGACTTTCAGGAACCCCACGAGTGTCAGGGCTGTGAACGACAGGGCCCCTTCCGCCTGAACACCGACCAGTCGCAGTTCATCGACGCCCAGAAGATTCGGGTGCAGGAGTCGCCCGAGGGACTGCGCGGCGGCGAGACGCCCCAGTCCATCGACATCAACGTCGAGGACGACATCACTGGGACGGTCACCGCGGGCGACCACGTCCGCGCGACGGGTATCCTCAAACTCGACCAGCAGGGCTCGGACCAGGACAAGTCCCCGATGTTCGACATCTACATGGACGGCGTCAGCATCGTCATCGAGGACGAGCAGTTCGAGGACATGGAGATTACCGACGCCGACAAGAAGGAAATCGTCGAACTCTCCAACGAACCCGACATCTACGAGAAGATGGTCGGGGCCATCGCGCCCTCCATCTACGGCTACGAGAAGGAGAAACTCGCGATGATGATCCAGTTGTTCTCGGGCGTGACGAAGGAACTTCCCGACGGGTCGCGCATCCGCGGCGACCTGCACATGTTGCTCATCGGTGACCCGGGGACCGGGAAGAGCCAGATGCTGTCCTACATCCAAAATATCGCGCCGCGCTCCGTCTACACCTCCGGGAAGGGGTCCTCCAGCGCGGGGCTTACCGCCGCCGCCGTCCGCGACGACTTCGGCGACGGTCAGCAGTGGACCTTAGAAGCCGGTGCGCTGGTGCTTGCCGACCAAGGTATCGCCGCCATCGACGAACTCGACAAGATGTCCGCAGAAGACCGCAGCGCGATGCACGAAGCGTTAGAACAGCAACGCATCAGCGTCTCGAAGGCCGGTATCAACGCGACGCTCAAGTCCCGCTGTTCGCTGCTGGGCGCGGCGAACCCGAAGTACGGCCGGTTCGACCAGTACGAACCCATCGGCGAGCAGATAGACCTCGAACCGGCGCTCATCTCGCGGTTCGACCTCATCTTCACCGTCACGGACCAACCCGACGAGGAGTCCGACCGCAATCTCGCTGAACACATCATCCAGACGAACTACGCGGGCGAACTCCACACCCATCGCGTCCAAAACCCCACCTCGAACTTCAGCGAGGAGGAAGTCGACACGGTCACCGAGGAAGTCGCGCCGACCATCGAACCGGAACTCCTGCGGAAGTACGTCGCCTACGCGAAGCGAAACTGCTTCCCGACGATGACCGAGGAGGCCAAAGAGGTCATCGAGGACTTCTACGTCGACCTCCGGGTGAAGGGGCAGGACGAGGACGCGCCCGTGCCGGTCACCGCCCGGAAACTCGAAGCGCTGGTCCGGTTGGCGGAGGCGTCGGCGCGCATCCGTCTCTCGGACAGTGTCGACGAGTCCGACGCCGAACGGGCCGTCGACATCGCCCGCTACTGCATGGAGCAAATCGGTGTCGACCCCGAGACGGGGGAGTTCGACGCCGACGTGGTCGAGACGGGCACCTCCAAGAGCCAGCGCGACCGCATCCAGAACATCCGCGGCATCATCGCGGACATCGAGAACGAGTACGACGAGGGCGCGCCCATCGACGTGGTGGTCGAACGTGCCGAGGAGGTCGGCATCGACGAGTCGAAAGCCGAACACGAGATAGAGAAGTTGAAACAGAAGGGCGAGGTGTACGAACCGCGCACCGACCATCTCCGGACCACGTAG
- the phaC gene encoding poly(3-hydroxyalkanoate) polymerase subunit PhaC has protein sequence MSSDYNPFAAALDWQTKTLEAMSEAAETSQVADERLELMESVEVGQTPSDVVYEENKLELLHYDAEAAGIEVAEEDKEAVPILIVYALINRPYILDLQKERSVVRRLLEAGHDVYLIDWNEPSRLDQHLTLEDYVNRYIDNCVDVVRERSGQDAINILGYCMGGTMSVMYTALHKEKVNALGLMAAGLCFDHTGGVLEEWGSDEYYSPEDVTETFGNVPAEMLDIGFALMDPVDNYVSKYIRLAENLENEGFVENFGRMEKWLGDGIDVAGEAYVQFLEDVYQDNKLYNNELELGGEHVDLANLDMPVLQLMGEYDHLIPPEASKPFNEVIPSEDTTTIEFSTGHIGLSVSSSTHAELWPEVAQWYSDRNNSEVDIEVESPDESDDPAEAAAEAVENVADAVDETDADAPEESDAEAADVETVNGIGPTYADRLHAAGVETVADLAEYDAAELADLAETTESRAQDWLDQL, from the coding sequence ATGTCCAGTGATTACAACCCGTTCGCGGCCGCGCTCGACTGGCAGACCAAGACCCTCGAAGCGATGTCCGAGGCCGCCGAGACGAGTCAGGTCGCCGACGAGCGCCTCGAACTCATGGAGTCCGTCGAAGTGGGCCAGACGCCCTCGGACGTCGTCTACGAGGAGAACAAACTCGAACTGCTCCACTACGACGCCGAAGCCGCCGGTATCGAAGTCGCCGAGGAGGACAAGGAAGCGGTCCCCATCCTCATCGTCTACGCCCTCATCAACCGGCCGTACATCCTCGACCTGCAGAAAGAGCGCTCCGTCGTGCGCCGTCTGCTGGAGGCGGGCCACGACGTGTACCTCATCGACTGGAACGAGCCCTCGCGGCTGGACCAGCACCTGACGCTCGAAGACTACGTCAACCGCTACATCGACAACTGCGTCGACGTGGTCCGCGAGCGCTCCGGACAGGACGCCATCAACATCCTCGGCTACTGCATGGGCGGCACCATGTCGGTGATGTACACCGCGCTCCACAAGGAGAAGGTCAACGCCCTCGGCCTGATGGCCGCGGGCCTCTGTTTCGACCACACCGGCGGCGTCCTCGAAGAGTGGGGCTCCGACGAGTACTACTCGCCCGAAGACGTGACCGAGACGTTCGGCAACGTCCCCGCGGAGATGCTCGACATCGGCTTCGCGCTGATGGACCCCGTCGACAACTACGTCTCGAAGTACATCCGCCTCGCGGAGAACTTGGAGAACGAGGGCTTCGTCGAGAACTTCGGCCGGATGGAGAAGTGGCTCGGCGACGGCATCGACGTGGCCGGTGAGGCCTACGTCCAGTTCCTCGAAGACGTCTATCAGGACAACAAACTGTACAACAACGAACTCGAACTGGGCGGCGAACACGTCGACTTAGCGAACCTCGACATGCCCGTCCTCCAGTTGATGGGCGAGTACGACCACCTCATCCCGCCGGAGGCCTCCAAGCCGTTCAACGAGGTCATCCCGAGTGAGGACACGACGACCATCGAGTTCTCAACCGGCCACATCGGCCTGTCCGTGTCCTCCTCGACCCACGCGGAACTGTGGCCCGAAGTCGCCCAGTGGTACAGCGACCGCAACAACTCCGAGGTCGACATCGAAGTCGAGTCGCCCGACGAGAGCGACGACCCCGCTGAAGCCGCCGCCGAGGCCGTCGAAAACGTCGCCGACGCGGTCGACGAAACCGACGCCGACGCGCCCGAGGAGAGCGACGCCGAGGCCGCCGACGTGGAGACCGTCAACGGTATCGGCCCGACCTACGCCGACCGCCTGCACGCGGCCGGGGTCGAGACGGTCGCCGACCTCGCCGAGTACGACGCCGCCGAACTGGCCGACCTCGCCGAGACCACGGAGTCCCGCGCGCAGGACTGGCTCGACCAACTCTGA
- a CDS encoding AGE family epimerase/isomerase produces the protein MTEYTDAEWLRNRMQTILDFYYPACVDEEHGGFVAQLDADTGDVYDPDSKHLVAAARFTRNFALASEVLGEVKWREAAERGVEFLHKRFRDAERGGYHWLLEGTTPVESRRICYGHAFVVLAYARAADAGVSNAGKYLDETWALMDDRFFEADQGLYRSAFDADWAEAEPYRGQNANMHACEAALVAYEVTNEQHYLDRAETVADRLCRDLSTDDGRIWEHYAADWTPDFDYNRDDPAHQFRPWGYQPGHHIEWAKLLSILDRHLDKPWPGKRAPDLFETALDGWDDERGGFYYSLDEDDEPVVDDKYSWEVAEAIGAAAALAERTGDDWYGEWYDRFWEYALETMVAPTGGWYERVSPENDPYPAGDGPEVEPGYHPIGACYESLRSVGE, from the coding sequence ATGACCGAGTACACCGACGCCGAGTGGCTCCGGAACCGGATGCAGACGATACTGGACTTCTACTACCCGGCCTGCGTCGACGAGGAACACGGCGGGTTCGTCGCGCAACTCGACGCCGACACCGGCGACGTGTACGACCCTGACAGCAAACACCTGGTCGCCGCCGCCCGCTTCACCCGGAACTTCGCGCTGGCGAGCGAGGTGCTCGGCGAGGTGAAGTGGCGCGAGGCGGCCGAGCGCGGCGTCGAGTTCCTCCACAAGCGCTTCCGGGACGCCGAGCGCGGCGGGTATCACTGGCTGTTGGAGGGGACGACGCCAGTGGAGTCTCGCCGAATCTGCTACGGCCACGCGTTCGTCGTCCTCGCGTACGCTCGCGCGGCCGACGCTGGCGTCTCGAACGCCGGGAAGTACCTCGACGAGACGTGGGCGCTCATGGACGACCGCTTCTTCGAGGCGGACCAAGGACTGTATCGGAGCGCCTTCGACGCCGACTGGGCCGAGGCCGAACCGTACCGCGGGCAGAACGCCAACATGCACGCCTGCGAGGCGGCGCTGGTCGCCTACGAGGTGACGAACGAACAGCACTACCTCGACCGGGCGGAGACGGTGGCCGACCGCCTCTGTCGGGACCTCTCGACCGACGACGGGCGCATCTGGGAGCACTACGCCGCGGACTGGACGCCCGATTTCGACTACAACCGCGACGACCCCGCCCATCAGTTCCGTCCGTGGGGGTATCAGCCGGGTCACCACATCGAGTGGGCGAAACTCCTCTCGATTCTCGACCGCCACCTCGACAAGCCGTGGCCGGGCAAGCGCGCCCCGGACCTGTTCGAGACGGCGCTGGACGGGTGGGACGACGAGCGCGGCGGCTTCTACTACTCGCTCGACGAGGACGACGAACCCGTGGTCGACGACAAGTACAGTTGGGAAGTCGCGGAGGCCATCGGCGCGGCGGCGGCGCTGGCCGAACGCACCGGCGACGACTGGTACGGCGAGTGGTACGACCGCTTCTGGGAGTACGCGCTGGAGACGATGGTCGCGCCTACCGGCGGGTGGTACGAGCGTGTCTCCCCCGAGAACGACCCGTACCCGGCGGGCGACGGCCCGGAAGTCGAACCCGGCTACCACCCTATCGGCGCGTGTTACGAGAGCCTCAGAAGCGTCGGGGAGTGA
- a CDS encoding DUF7504 family protein translates to MCDLPPGLGDAGTVLVAAPSMSGEGGGGRICTALLRRAPADATVLWVTYTRSVTTCLADAGSAVPTDGEASLRVITVGDTGSGTATAPEGIETDTVATPADLTGLGVTLSQRIATADTVVCCFDSLTALLQYVDHERVYAFLHAVTRQLYRTGGRAHFHVDPTAHDRRTVDALTPLFDAVAEQRDTDLAVRTRGLLRQK, encoded by the coding sequence ATGTGTGACCTGCCGCCCGGACTCGGCGACGCCGGAACCGTGTTGGTGGCCGCGCCGTCGATGAGCGGCGAGGGCGGCGGCGGGCGCATCTGCACGGCGTTGTTGCGACGCGCACCGGCCGACGCGACGGTGCTGTGGGTGACGTACACTCGGTCGGTCACGACCTGTCTCGCGGACGCTGGCTCGGCGGTGCCGACCGATGGCGAGGCGTCGCTCCGGGTCATCACCGTCGGCGATACCGGGTCCGGGACGGCCACCGCTCCCGAGGGTATCGAAACGGACACCGTCGCCACGCCGGCGGACCTGACGGGACTCGGCGTGACGCTCAGCCAGCGAATCGCAACGGCCGATACCGTCGTCTGCTGTTTCGACTCGTTGACTGCCCTGCTCCAGTACGTCGACCACGAGAGGGTGTACGCCTTCCTCCACGCCGTGACGCGCCAACTGTACCGGACCGGGGGGCGCGCGCACTTTCACGTCGACCCGACGGCGCACGACCGTCGGACCGTCGACGCCCTGACCCCGCTGTTCGACGCCGTCGCGGAGCAACGCGACACCGACCTGGCGGTTCGGACACGGGGTTTGTTGCGACAGAAATAG